The Cucumis melo cultivar AY chromosome 9, USDA_Cmelo_AY_1.0, whole genome shotgun sequence genome includes the window atcgtttagactttaccaaacgatcgtttagactttactaaacgatcgcttaatattttgacatttattaagaagatcgtttagacatcgtttattaagaagatcgtttatacatatgtgcgcgatgagtatttctctacacgaatattttgtgatatgtatctaaacgaatacaaatattaactcaaatattctttctcaattttggtcgcgtttaattgaaaatatcacaaagtatttattttataacaaagtttaaaattataatatgttattctctctataaaaattacataaaaaaattatataaacgaatacaaatattaacaaaagtatttattggcccaaagttccagcacatattgttgtctaaacagtttcatgtttggcacagttagacaaccaaggtcactagcagttacaaggcattcaacaaatttggtacagaaaattccacaatccaatgaacgccctttctgtaatgtggccttcgatctgcgtattggccaagggccatatgtgaaacgatctgaatggaggttgactccaattgcaatcgcgagtgaggcaatgcatcgtgcaggcatttgaagagcttcatcaacaagtttctgctcaacataatttggcattgagtcgaacacgtagatcctgcattttctcatatcagctgcaatagccaaccagtgttcttttatgttgatgcaggtaatcacgtagttgacatctccccaccctggtatgtcgttgtaatcaccaacagcagtgttgaaatagtattcgacatctttttctgtccatatacttaggtgtgctgttgggtctgtccattcagctttcttattatctggtgtcaccagatgagtatcaaaaatgtggttccaaacaatgcagtctggtttattgattccagtcttcaagaacaagtcaaaatttaatcagaatataatgatgcagtttaacttgtatacaaaaaaaaaaaattaaagaataacaacttaccagaaaagaggaatgtaatattctaaaagaacgcttgcaatggtgcttgagatgcaacattttattctgcaagtgggCGAATAGCAGatccaatgtctacaaagaaaaaataaacgatcgtttaatgaatgaaaggagaggataagcgatcgcataagaaatgtacatgtgatcgtttacgtagtaagcgatcgtgtaatattaacttaacgatcgtttagttaatagaagcgatcgtttagttaatagaagcgatcgtatatcaaagttatacgatcgtttatctaatgtatgatgaaaacaaattttacctggaccaatctctccagcatctgcttcatttcatacagctccaatgactgctttgtgattgtgtcatccatcctacagactatagaagtcagtgtggataaatccttacgaacttcttttatttccttcttcagtttcttgtaggattttgaatgacttcgttcttctttgtcattggacttctttgatctgaaatgtttcttcttggtgattggatgcatttcagactcctcagccactgtttgactttgttcccTTTGGGGTGAGAGTTgttctctttgtggagatgagtctgattgctccaatgatttgttgttcattgctccaatggattcatcctcctccatttgcatgttatcatcccctcgaattcgactctccatgaaagccttctcttgggttgacatcttgagtttaggttgaacaacagtctgcaatgtaattgtattattggattgtgtaattatattaaacgatgactgacaggttttacttacatttttgttgtcgaatatgttattctgcagcattttgtaagatggagcttgtgtacaattccatctcaatatccttgggattaatcccttactgtttcttgtggccaggtgctcatttgcggttgagagtacttcataagcccacacctacaacatttaaacaaatatgttaaactttgatgttcaattggcatttacttaaagtgtatgaagaaataaaaatcacctgaaaagcaaggacgtagcctttgatgttatagtatgacactgctttggaacttcgtgtcttcttcagctcgtatgcttcttttttgccttggagacttgtctttaaactgtt containing:
- the LOC127151001 gene encoding uncharacterized protein LOC127151001, encoding MLHLKHHCKRSFRILHSSFLTGINKPDCIVWNHIFDTHLVTPDNKKAEWTDPTAHLSIWTEKDVEYYFNTAVGDYNDIPGWGDVNYVITCINIKEHWLAIAADMRKCRIYVFDSMPNYVEQKLVDEALQMPARCIASLAIAIGVNLHSDRFTYGPWPIRRSKATLQKGRSLDCGIFCTKFVECLVTASDLGCLTVPNMKLFRQQYVLELWANKYFC